The Thermococcus thermotolerans genome contains a region encoding:
- a CDS encoding S8 family serine peptidase — translation MKGWKAVVLALFLIGLVAGMAAAAPTKPVVRNTGIQQKNYGLMTPGLFKKVQGMNWNQEISTVIMFGSPQDRDRAMRILKTMGAQVKYSYKIIPAVAVKMKVRDLLLIAGMIDTGFFGNTKVSGIKFIQEDYKVQVSDATSVAQIGADTVWNSLGYDGSGIVVAIIDTGIDASHPDLQGKVIGWYDVVNGKTTPYDDNGHGTHVAGIVAGTGAVNSQYIGVAPGAKLVGVKVLAADGSGSISDIIAGVDWVVQNKDKYGIKVINLSLGSSQSSDGTDSLSQAVNNAWAAGLVVCVAAGNSGPNTYTVGSPAAADKVITVGAVDSTDTIASFSSRGPTADGRLKPEVVAPGVDIIAPRASGTSMGTPIDNYYTKASGTSMATPHVAGVAALILQAHPTWTPDKIKTALIETADIVAPTEIADIAYGAGRVNVYKAINYDNYAKLVFTGSVADKGSATHSFDISGATFVTATLYWDNSASDIDLYLYDPNGNQVDYSYTQYYGFEKVGYYNPAAGTWTVKVVSYSGAANYQVDVVSDGTLSQSTGTTPAPSPTPTPTTDSQTFTGSVHDFWDTSDSFTMTVNSGATKITGDLTFDTSLHDLDLYLYDPNGNLVDRSESYNSYEHVEYLNPAPGTWKFLVYAYSTSGWASYQLDVVVYYG, via the coding sequence ATGAAGGGATGGAAGGCTGTTGTGCTGGCCCTTTTCCTGATAGGCCTTGTGGCAGGAATGGCAGCTGCTGCACCAACGAAGCCCGTCGTTAGGAACACGGGCATCCAGCAGAAGAACTACGGGCTCATGACCCCCGGACTGTTCAAAAAGGTTCAGGGGATGAACTGGAACCAGGAGATCAGCACGGTTATAATGTTCGGCAGTCCCCAGGACAGGGACAGGGCCATGAGGATACTGAAAACCATGGGAGCACAGGTTAAGTACTCCTACAAGATAATCCCCGCAGTTGCGGTCAAGATGAAGGTCAGGGATCTGCTCCTCATCGCCGGCATGATCGACACCGGCTTCTTCGGCAACACCAAGGTCTCCGGAATAAAGTTCATCCAGGAGGACTACAAGGTTCAGGTTTCCGATGCTACTTCCGTTGCCCAGATAGGGGCTGACACCGTCTGGAACTCCCTCGGCTACGATGGTAGCGGTATCGTTGTTGCGATTATCGACACGGGTATAGACGCCAGCCACCCGGACCTCCAGGGTAAGGTCATTGGATGGTACGATGTCGTCAACGGCAAGACCACCCCCTACGATGACAACGGACACGGAACCCACGTTGCCGGCATAGTTGCCGGCACCGGCGCGGTCAACTCGCAGTACATCGGCGTCGCTCCCGGGGCTAAGCTCGTAGGCGTTAAGGTTCTCGCCGCTGACGGCTCAGGAAGCATCTCAGACATAATCGCGGGTGTTGACTGGGTCGTCCAGAACAAGGACAAGTACGGAATAAAGGTCATCAACCTCTCCCTCGGCTCAAGCCAGAGCTCCGATGGAACAGACTCCCTCAGCCAGGCGGTGAACAACGCCTGGGCCGCCGGCCTCGTCGTTTGCGTCGCCGCGGGCAACAGCGGGCCCAACACCTACACCGTCGGCTCTCCGGCCGCCGCTGACAAGGTCATAACGGTCGGAGCGGTGGACAGCACCGACACCATAGCCAGCTTCTCCAGCAGGGGACCGACCGCCGACGGAAGGCTCAAGCCGGAAGTCGTTGCCCCGGGTGTTGACATCATCGCCCCGAGGGCCAGCGGAACCAGCATGGGCACCCCGATAGACAACTACTACACCAAGGCCTCAGGAACCAGCATGGCGACCCCGCACGTTGCCGGTGTTGCCGCACTCATACTCCAGGCCCACCCGACCTGGACTCCGGACAAGATAAAGACCGCCCTCATCGAGACGGCCGACATAGTCGCCCCGACCGAGATAGCGGACATCGCCTACGGTGCCGGTAGGGTCAACGTCTACAAGGCCATAAACTACGACAACTACGCCAAGCTCGTCTTCACCGGTTCAGTTGCAGACAAGGGAAGCGCCACCCACTCCTTCGACATCAGCGGTGCCACCTTTGTCACCGCAACCCTCTACTGGGACAACAGCGCCAGCGACATAGACCTCTACCTCTACGACCCGAACGGAAACCAGGTCGACTACTCCTACACCCAGTACTACGGCTTCGAAAAGGTCGGCTACTACAACCCGGCCGCGGGGACCTGGACGGTTAAGGTCGTCAGCTACAGCGGTGCGGCAAACTACCAGGTTGACGTCGTCAGCGACGGCACGCTCAGCCAGTCCACCGGAACCACCCCAGCCCCGAGCCCGACCCCAACGCCGACCACCGACAGCCAGACCTTCACCGGTTCCGTCCACGACTTCTGGGACACCAGCGACAGCTTCACCATGACCGTCAACAGCGGCGCCACCAAGATAACCGGTGACCTGACCTTCGACACCAGCCTCCACGACCTCGACCTCTACCTCTACGACCCCAACGGGAACCTCGTTGACCGCTCCGAGAGCTACAACAGCTATGAGCACGTCGAGTACCTCAACCCGGCACCGGGAACCTGGAAGTTCCTCGTTTACGCCTACAGCACCTCTGGCTGGGCCAGCTACCAGCTCGACGTCGTTGTCTACTACGGCTGA